The genome window GGAGTGGTAGTTGAATTATCGTCCGAACAAATTACTGATAATTTTCATGAGGTAATTATCAGGGTCACAGATACCGGTATTGGTATCAAACCGGAACATATTAATCAAATTTGGGAGCACTTCAGGCAGGCCAGTGAAGGTTACACCAGAAGTTATGAGGGTAACGGTCTGGGTCTGACATTGAGTAGAAAATATACTGAGCGCCTTAACGGACGGATATCGGTAAAAAGTACCCCTGGTGAGGGTTCAACATTCGAACTGCGTTTTCCTGCTCTTAAGGAAAATATCGTAAAAAGAATAGTTATGCGTCCTGTATTTAAGGAAACTGATACCGGTCTGAAAGTGAACCGGAAACCGCTCCTTCTTCTGGTGGAGGACGATCAAATGTGTGCTGATCTGGCGGCAAGAACTGTTGCTCAAATTTGCAGGATTGATCTTGCTCCTGACTCAGTGACCGCCCTGACGCTTATCAAGAAACATAAGTATGATATTATCATTATGGATATTAATCTTGGTTTTAAATCTCTTGACGGAATTACCACTACGCAGTTAATCCGGCAAATTGAGGGCTATCAGGAAACACCCATCATTTGTGTTACAGCGTTCACCATGCCTGGAGACAAAGAAGCATTTCTTGAAAGCGGATGCACGCAATATCTTGCAAAACCTTATACATCAGAACAACTCCTTGCCGAAATTGAAGCCGCAATGGGTATAATAAAGGCACAAGAACAATATCAGGGAAGCAGCCGGAGAATCGCGAAGGATTAAACAGGTGATGCTGTTTTTTGCCGGAGGCCGCACTCCGCGGTCTCCGGGTTTTAGATAATTTTTATGTATCTGCCCTATTTATTCTTCTTTAGTCTTCTGTTACTATCGCCTGCCTCATATGTCTTGCCTTATAGAAGCCGAAAAATTAGTTTAAGTAAGCTCGTATTAAATTTATAATGCAAAGGTCAGTTCAGGGACTGAACTGCTCTCATAATCGTGATAGGCATGAAGACAAGAATTTTCCTTAACGCTTCCAGCTCCATTAAATATTCTTATTTGCTCCTCCTCCTGATGATTCTGGCGGCAGGCCTTCTTTCTTTCTATATCCTGAAAGAATTTGATAAACATATCACTGAGCATGATCAGTTATCAGTAACCCATTTTGAGCTGTTTCATTCTCTTGCCAGATCGGAAGAGCAGGTTTACCTCATGAGTTTTAATGCGATGACGGACAGCGTAGGGTTTCACTCGGGCATTTATGAGGAACAAATTGCAAATGAATTTCTCCGGCAGAGTGAAATTATACGGCAGCTTTCAGCAATTACCTCTACCACGGCGAAAATAAAACTGCTTCGTGAGAGCAAACTGCTGATCAGCTCTTACCGGGAAGAGATATATACGATCCTCAGAAAATTCCGGGAGAAGAAATCAGGTAATCAGCCGGAGGATTTCACAGGGGATTTGTTTTCTATATATAACAAGCATAAGATGGCATCCGCGGATATCAGGAAGGAATATGCACTGCAGCTTGCTGAAATGAATAGAGCTGAAGGGAAGGATCTTTCCCGGCTTTATTACTGGCATCTTGCTTCGGGTGCTCTCCTGATCATTCTGATTGTACTTTTCGGTAATTTCCTCAGAAAGATATACACCGGAATGCAGACGCAGAACAGGATGCTCCTTAACGAGATTGAAAACAGGGAAAAAATAGAAGAGAGACTCATCAGCGCGAAAGAAGCTGCTGAGGAGGCTAACAGGCTTAAAACCTCTTTTCTGGCCAATATGAGCCATGAACTAAGAACACCTATGACCGGCATTCTTGGGTATTCCGAACTGCTTGTTCTTGAAGCGCATACAAACGAACTTAAAGAGATGGCCCTTACGGTAAGAGATTCAGCTCAGCGTCTGATGCGTACACTGAACCTTATTCTTGATCTTTCACGTATTGATTCAGGGAAGCTGAATATAACCCGCACTCACGCAGATCTGGTGGAAATGATCAATGCCGTATGCGTTAAAATGGACACTATGGCAAGAAAAAAATCTCTGTACCTTCGTGTCAGGTCAGACTATGAATCAGTTTATTGCGAAACAGATCAGCAGATGTTTACCCAGATTATTGAAAACCTGATAAATAACGCGATAAAATATACTGAGGTTGGAGGCGTTGAGGTTGAAATAACATCTGAGGATATTGCCGGCGGAAGACGTGATGCGGTTATTACCGTTAAGGATACCGGCATTGGCATTGATGAAAAACATCTTGACCTGATTTGGGAAGATTTCAGGCAGGCAAGCGAAGGGCATGACAGAAGTTTTGAGGGGACAGGACTCGGGCTTTCGATAACGAAAAAATTTGTTGAGCGGCTTAACGGAAAAATTCAGGTTACAAGCACTCCCGGCGTCGGATCAAAGTTTGAGATTCGTTTCGGAGTCTTTGCTGAAAACCTGATTCTCCGCAGTCCGGTAAGGCATGCACTGGCAGAACAGCGCGGTGATTTTACTACAGGCAATGGCAGCAAACATAACATCCTCTATGTGGAGGATGATGATGGAATAGCGACTCTTGTTGCCAGATGTCTTGCGTCTGATTATCATGTTGATCATGCACGCAATTCTGAGACAGCACTCAGACTGGTTAAGCAGAACAAGTATGACATAATCCTAATGGATATCAATCTTGGTATTGCCTCACAGGATGGCATTACAACTACGCAGATGATCCGCAAACTGGACAGTTACAAAAATACTCCGGTTATTTGTATCACTGCATTTTCCATGTCAGGTGACCGGGAAGCATTCCTTGCTGCCGGATGCACGCAGTATATATCAAAGCCCTTTACCAACGATCAGCTCATCGCGGAGGTGGAGAAGGCAGCAAAAACCATCCGTTCTTAGCAGCACAGTGGGATTATGTACACGCCGATGCAGGTCTCAGTAAGGAGGTTCTTGTACCGCTGTTATATGCAGATTACCCGAAGCACGGAACTGCTTTTCTAAATTACTATCATCTCGAAACCTGAATGATGCAGGTTGAGCCAGGGACAAAACTTTTCTATTCTTTTTAATCTCTTGGCATCATTCCGGATTTCACCACCTGCGGCTTCTGAGGTCTCGCTCCGGTTTTGTAATACTCCGGGGGATCCGGCCGCTGAACTGATCTCATCTGATTTAAGGCCTGCAGTCATTTGCTACGGTTTTCCCTTTTCAATGTCAGCTTTCATCCGGGATATTTTTCCTGAAAGCAAACGCCAGCTCTG of Ignavibacteriales bacterium contains these proteins:
- a CDS encoding response regulator, coding for MKTRIFLNASSSIKYSYLLLLLMILAAGLLSFYILKEFDKHITEHDQLSVTHFELFHSLARSEEQVYLMSFNAMTDSVGFHSGIYEEQIANEFLRQSEIIRQLSAITSTTAKIKLLRESKLLISSYREEIYTILRKFREKKSGNQPEDFTGDLFSIYNKHKMASADIRKEYALQLAEMNRAEGKDLSRLYYWHLASGALLIILIVLFGNFLRKIYTGMQTQNRMLLNEIENREKIEERLISAKEAAEEANRLKTSFLANMSHELRTPMTGILGYSELLVLEAHTNELKEMALTVRDSAQRLMRTLNLILDLSRIDSGKLNITRTHADLVEMINAVCVKMDTMARKKSLYLRVRSDYESVYCETDQQMFTQIIENLINNAIKYTEVGGVEVEITSEDIAGGRRDAVITVKDTGIGIDEKHLDLIWEDFRQASEGHDRSFEGTGLGLSITKKFVERLNGKIQVTSTPGVGSKFEIRFGVFAENLILRSPVRHALAEQRGDFTTGNGSKHNILYVEDDDGIATLVARCLASDYHVDHARNSETALRLVKQNKYDIILMDINLGIASQDGITTTQMIRKLDSYKNTPVICITAFSMSGDREAFLAAGCTQYISKPFTNDQLIAEVEKAAKTIRS